GCTCCTCGTCCTCGCCGAAGTGCCGGGCGTAGGCGCGCATCGCCGCCTCGACGGCGAGCATGTGCTTCCGGAGCGACTCGGACTGCGTGTACTCCTGGACGAGCGCCAGGGCGTCAGCGCGGGAGGGGAGCATCGGGCGCGGCGCGGGGCAGGGGACGAGCGGGGACGGGGAAGTTAACCCGAAAGGCGGGCTGATGGTGCCAGGGCGCGCGGTCGCTGCCTCGCGGCAGGCGAACACTGATCGGTGTCGTCGCGCCGCCCTCGCCGGGTCTGGGAGTCGATGGGCCGCGCGCCAGCCCACCTATCGTCGCTCGAAAATCTTTGGCTTGCGGCATCGCGCGAGCTGTGACACTTAGAGGCGGCACAGTCCGCTGCCCCTTCCTCCCGTCCCCACCGGCCGCTCGCCCTCTCCCCTCCCGAGCGTTCCGCCCGCCTGCCCGTCCGTTCGCTCGTCCGCCGCGCCCGCTGTCGCGCGGACCCTCCCGCTCGCCCTTCCCGCTCGCCCTTCCCGCCGCCCTCGCGTCCGGCTCCGTGCCGACGCGCTCGTCCCACCCATCGAGGAGGTAGTGTGTCCGTACGAAGGTCATTGGCACCGCTCACGGCCGGCCTGGCCACCGTGGCCGTCACGGCGACGGCCGCCGGCGCGCAGCAGCTCGGTCGTGCCCGCGTGAGCGGCTCCGTCACCGACGCCACCACGTCGCGCCCGATCGCCGGCGTCACCGTCCGCATCGTCGGCACCAGCTTCGCGGCGGTCACCGACAGCAGCGGACGGTTCACCATCGCGAACGCGGCCGTCGGCCAGTTCAACGTCGAGGCGCGTCGCATCGGCTACGGCGTGAGCGTGCAGGACAACGTCCGCCTCGTGCGCGACAGCACGGTCACGCTGAACTTCCGCCTCGTCGACAACCCACTGCGCCTGCAGAGCGTCGTCGTCTCCGGCACGGTGGAGGCGACGCAGAACGTGAAGACGCCGTTCACGGTCGCCACGCTGACGGCGGCCGACCTGCCGGTGGCGCCGGTCACGTCGGCCGCCAGCGTCGTGCAGGGGAAGGTCGCCGGCGTGCAGGTCATCCGCGGCGGTGGCGGTCCCGGCTCGGGCGTCACGATCCAGCTGCGCACGCCCACCAGCCAGTTCAAGACCACCAGCCCGCTCTACGTGGTCGACGGCGTCGTGCAGAACACGCAGACGGGCGTGACCACGCGCGACATCGCCACCGACGACATCGCGAGCGTCGAGGTGATCAAGGGCGCGGCCGCCGCGTCGCTCTACGGGTCGATGGGCGCCAACGGCGTCATCTCGATCACCACGAACCGCGGCAACAACCTCGCGCTCAACACGACGCAGTTCACGGTGCGCACCGAGGCCGGCATGAACTCGTTCACCAACGAGTTCACGAAGCCCGCGTATCACCACTACCGGACGAACGCGGCCGGCGGGTACGTCAACGCCGCGGGGCGCGACACGACGCGCCGCGGGCGCGTGGCCGACGTGGTGGCGTTCAAGGACAACCCGTACGTCGACCCGCTCTTCAATCCGGCCAAGGAGTTCTTCAACGCCGGCACGTTCAACCGCGTCGGCGTCACCCTGCAACAGAACCTGCCGTCGACGAACTTCGCGATCTCGTACAACCGCCAGCACGACGGCGGCGTCGTGTTCGAGTCGGACGGGTTCCACCAGCAGACGCTGCGCGTGAACGTCGACCACCGCCGCGGCGACCGGCTGCAGCTCAACGTCGGGGCGTTTCACTCCCGTGGCACGGTGGACGAGCCGGCGATCGCGTGGGACAGCTTCTTCTCGATCGACCCCGACGTCAACATCAACCGCAAGACGCCGGACGGGTTGTACGTCGTGCTTCCCGACTCGAACAGCACGATCGTCAACCCGCTCTACCGGCAGCAGATCTACCAGGACTGGCTGACGCGCCGCGCGCGCACGCAGCTGAGCACCAACGCGACGCTGAAGCTGACGAGCTGGCTCAACGGCAACGCGAACATCAACTACGACCGGTCGGACCAGTCGTTCGAGAACTACATCCCGCGCGGCATCCTCGGCACGGACGGGCAGACGCCGACGCTGGGCACCTTCGAGCGCGAGAACGACATCGTCGAGGGGATCAACGGCACCGTCGGCCTGACCGCGACGCACACGTTCGGCCGGCTGACGCCGCGCCTCTCGGTGCAGGCGCTCTCGCGCCGCGAGCAGAACCCGTTCACCGAGGCGATCGCCACCGACTTCTCCGTCGCCGGCGTGCGCGACCTCGACGTGGGCCAGACGCGGACGATCGAGTCGTCGTTCACGGACCGCCGCCTGTCGAGCGTGCTGTCGAGTCTCAACCTCGACTACGCGGACAAGCTGATCGGCGACTTCAGCGTCCAGCGCGAGGGCAACTCCCTCTACGGGCCCGAGTCGCGCTGGAACAACTGGTACCGCGCGAGCGGCGCCTACCGGATGGCCGAGGAGGCGTGGTGGCCGCTGGCGGCGGTCAACGAGTTCAAGCTCCGCTACTCGTACGGCACCGCCGGCAACCGGCCGAGCTTCTACGATCAGTACGAGACGCTCGAGTTGGCGGCCGGC
This Roseisolibacter agri DNA region includes the following protein-coding sequences:
- a CDS encoding SusC/RagA family TonB-linked outer membrane protein, giving the protein MSVRRSLAPLTAGLATVAVTATAAGAQQLGRARVSGSVTDATTSRPIAGVTVRIVGTSFAAVTDSSGRFTIANAAVGQFNVEARRIGYGVSVQDNVRLVRDSTVTLNFRLVDNPLRLQSVVVSGTVEATQNVKTPFTVATLTAADLPVAPVTSAASVVQGKVAGVQVIRGGGGPGSGVTIQLRTPTSQFKTTSPLYVVDGVVQNTQTGVTTRDIATDDIASVEVIKGAAAASLYGSMGANGVISITTNRGNNLALNTTQFTVRTEAGMNSFTNEFTKPAYHHYRTNAAGGYVNAAGRDTTRRGRVADVVAFKDNPYVDPLFNPAKEFFNAGTFNRVGVTLQQNLPSTNFAISYNRQHDGGVVFESDGFHQQTLRVNVDHRRGDRLQLNVGAFHSRGTVDEPAIAWDSFFSIDPDVNINRKTPDGLYVVLPDSNSTIVNPLYRQQIYQDWLTRRARTQLSTNATLKLTSWLNGNANINYDRSDQSFENYIPRGILGTDGQTPTLGTFERENDIVEGINGTVGLTATHTFGRLTPRLSVQALSRREQNPFTEAIATDFSVAGVRDLDVGQTRTIESSFTDRRLSSVLSSLNLDYADKLIGDFSVQREGNSLYGPESRWNNWYRASGAYRMAEEAWWPLAAVNEFKLRYSYGTAGNRPSFYDQYETLELAAGGLPTRQSFGNAKLRPEVAREHEFGIDAIVKNRVSLSLVYARQVTSDNIISMPLPALSGFNTQEQNVGKVSGHTLEATLQAQLLQRGRFSWDVNLVADRSRTRLREFGRSCYGDGIRWRCDGSNVDEMWGEKFMYSTDDLPAWHASSKDAFQVNDDGVLVAVGRGNSYRDGVTKNLWGTTVVVDGRSYAWGRPILQKDSLGNNLFTRIGRSFPSMNYGFQNTVRFRDLQVYASFHGQVGGNVYNNIKQALYQSTDHNDVVQAGKPEELKKPIQYYTAADGLSSNNANYNSYFVESGTYMKLGELSVRYTIPQRLLGALGRTGVDRASLELVGRDLFTWTNYTGIDPEAGSPAVRVDNANYPMYRVFSAAVNLTF